The genomic interval ATGCGCCGAAGGTTTTGAACAACGTGGGTTTTGCATATCTGACTTGCGCTTGTATCGACACCACTGCCTTCGCGACCCATATCCCCCTGTTTTTCGGAACCTTTATCGTCGGCTCTCTGATTTTTAACGGTGTATGCATTTTGCTGATGAAACCGGCACAGGCACTCGCGGTAAAAACAGTAACAAAAGCCGAGAACGCAGCAACCTGATTCCGGCCCTCCCGGCCACGGCTTTCTAAACAATCCAATTCGCTAATATGGGCGTCCTTTTCGACAGGGCGTCCATGTTTGTGTTTTTAATGGAAAATGCTTGTGCGATTCCAATTTTTGTACGCTCAGTAAGCGACAGACCGTGTAGAAATTGCATCTATTTCTGCTTCCGAAGCCGCACAAAAACGCTAAATGAGATCAGAATCACAAGGGTAACTGCGAATTGTCTTCGGAGACACCCTTGTAAACCTCGCGCCCTTTTTATACGTTATACGATTATGCTTTTCAACGAATTTTGGCTGACGAGCGCAGCGAGCAGGCAAAATTCAAGCGAGCAGAACGGGCGCAGCACGTACTGCGCTGCAAGTTTGGCGCCGACACGAAGTGTTGGCTGCCGTTGGGGGCAAATTTTTGCGGTATAAAAGGAAACGCGAGAAACTTTCCCCGCCTTTCACGTTTTGTCTGTCCCGATCCTTGTGATGATCTGTTTGCCGTAGTTTGGGCTCGTTGTGTTGCCAGAGGCTTTTCTGATCGCATAGCCATAGGGCCGCATGAAATGATTGAAGCTGCGGAAGGGCTGACCAATGACGGTTTCGAGATATGCCTTGATTTCCTGCACAGCGCTCTTTTCGAGCGGCACGTTCAGAACGTCCTGCGCATGGAAATACGCGTCGATTCTTTGCTGCTTCTTGTTGGCAAAGGCAATATCCGCTTGAGGGAACCACTTTCCAACGAGGGACAACAGGCTGCCTTCTTCTTTTGCGCGCACAAACGCCGCGTTTTGCTCAGCATAGTATCTCCGGCTGCTGTGCCTGTCCGAATAGAGGCAAAACGTATCGGCAAAATAGTCGTAGCAGAAATGTGGGAATTTCTTTTGGATGTACGCGATATAGCTCCTGATTTCTTCGTGCTCCTGTACAGACCACGGAGCCCCCTCTGCGATACCTGCGTCTTCTTTCTTCTGCGCAAGGAGTGCGTTCAGGCTTGCTTTCAAATCTGCGCGGCCGGAGAGTTCGTATTCAAACGGACTCTCCGGCGCGCTGTTTTGGACAGCATCCGTCACGATATACAGCTGATCCAGTCCCGCTCTCACACGTCCCGCCATCTGTATCGCGTCGATCTGCGAATGCGTCTCGATGTACATCGTCTTGATATCCGCGTTTTTTATGTTGATGCCCTCTTTGTTTTTGCTCGTCGTGAGAAAAAGCCGGATATCATCCGGCAGCTTTTGATTCTCGGCAATGTATGCCTGAATTTCGTCGCGTTTTTCAAGGATTTCGCGGGTCTCCTTTTCCTGCTTGTCCAGCTCATCATCAGAGGAAAAGGACACGGCTGCCTCGTTCCTGTATTCTTGGAGCGCATTTCGGTAGAGGTTTAAGACGGTACTGACCCTGTTTGCAAAGTAGATGACTTTTTCGCCTGCGGCCAGACGCTGCTTCATGTCCTCCGTGACTTCGGCTTTATCTGCAAGCAGGACGTGTTTGGGCTCAACGCGCACACATCTATCCATGAGGTCAATCGCGTGGCCGTTTTTCGGCAGCCGAAAGTCTTCCAGTATTTGCGGCGAGCCTGTCATGACAATGACTTTGCAGTTCGTTTTTCCGGCAGCGTTCATTTTGAGCGTTTGGTTTATCAGCGAATGGACGTAATAAGGTGCCGTTTGATAGGATGCATCGGCCACGACGGCGTGCGCTTCATCTACGACGATGATATCAAACCGGTTCCAGAGAAAGTCTTCCGCTTTGTCGGCTCTGTAGTGCTTTTCCAAATATCGCTCGATGGCTGCGTTCGTGCAGGCGATGCTTCGCTGGTAAATGGGTATCGTGCCCCAGATACCGTTACAGGACAGTTCACGCTTCGACGCAAAATAGCTGTCCAAATCCTCGACGTAATCAAGGCTTTCATATTCCAACACCTGCGTCCCATATGCAACGTCCTCCGCATTTTTCAGCTCGTCAACTTTGGCTCTGCGCGAGGTGATGCACAGGACGCGTTTGGGCTCAAGCGTTTCCATGCGCCCATCCGGCTGGCTTTCTTCATAGCCTTTGGCGAGCGCGTCAACAAACGTGTTTTTTCCGCTGCCAACGCCGGAATAGATTTGAATGAACGGATACGGCGCGATATCCGTCGTGTAACGGATGCAGTCTGAAAGGTATTTTTTCTCCATGGAATTCCTCCTTGCGTTTTTCTATATGATACCACAAAATCAAAGAAATGTCAAATTGTGGAGTTTAAATGCGCGGAGCATGTGTTTATGCGAGCGGCTGAAAAATTGGGTAAAAAAAGAGGGCTGCGGCACGAAGCTGCAGTCCTCTCTCCATCTTGAATTATTTGCTGCCCGGCTTAAATCGGTAGCCGCACTTTTGGCATACATTCCTCGGGCTTCCGCTGCCGTAGATACCCCACATCAATGAATATCCTCGGTTGACTGTTGCAATAGAGGTCGAGCCGCACTTGGGGCAGCTGACAGGCTCGTTCGCTCGGCGGCGTTTTTTCTCCTCGTCTGCTGCCGCTCGCTCTGCTTTCCACCGTTCGACGGCTTCTTTCTGTGCAGATCGTTTTGCTACTACAGCTTTGTATGCCTCAAAGTCCGTTTCTGCCAGCTGACGATCCTTTTTCCCGCTCCTATAAAGTGATAAGCTGCCCACACCTAAAACAATAAAAACAAGCCCTATAATGACGCAGAAGAACGATGCGAACAGACCAACAACAAAACAGAAGAGCCCAAAAGAAGTACACCCGATTCCCCAAAGCAGATTGCGCTTTATGTCCTTTTCCGTTGGTATTGGCACATCTGTTTTTTCTGCTCCATCCGACACGCCCACTTTTGCCTCGATGCGCACCGCTTGCTGCCCTTTTCCGCCTACTCCATCTATTGTGGCATCGCCGATCTTGAAGGAATCAGCATCCGCCGCTGAAACAGTATCGTCTTTCTCTCGATCCACTGTCAGCTGCCATCCATTCAAGTGCGCGAATTTATGTGCCTGTTCGAGGTTGATGCCGTGGAAGTATGCGGCCTCTTCTTCCCGCAGGCTGCGTGGTGCATGCACGGTTACGGCGAGTTTCCCGCTCGGATGCTCAACGAATGTCTTTGTGGATTCCATTGCTCGGCTCCTTTCATTTACCATTCGCCAACATTATAGCCTCTTTAACGACTATAGTCAATATCGCGGCTACTTTATAAGATAACAGCAGAGCTTTTGGAGGAATTCGCATGATAAGTTATGCTGCTTTTTGGAATACGCTGAGGCAATCAAATGAGTCAACATATACGTTGATCAAAAACCATCACATTTCCAGCTCGACGATTGATAAGCTGCGTAAAAATAAGCCCCTGAACACGACGACCATCAATGATCTGTGCCGGATATTGCACTGTCATGTTGCGGATGTGATGGAATATGTGCCATCCGACGATGACCAGGTGCTATAGCTCGCTGCGCAAGAGAAAAACGGGAGGGATAGATAATGGGCGGTTACATGCAGCAGCTAATAGAAGCTGTTAATGCATCTAATGCAACGACATTTTTGGATTGGGCACCGATTATCCTGTCGGTGATTTCAGTTTTGATCGCTGTTTATATTCCGGTTAAGTTGGCGAGAAAAGAGAATCAGATTGCAATATTCGAGAAGCTGTACGCTGCGTATTCTCAACTGCTTGCCGTACGGGCGTTTGTGGATTGTATTAAGGCATATAAATTTACCGGGGGAAAGCAAAGTGCTCAAGAGACGCGAGAACTGTATTGCGTACACTTTGAAACAAGTTTCGGCTATCGGCCGGTTTTATCAGAAGCAAGGGAGAGCGTCGGGAGAGCACTTGCTGCGCTGAGAAAAAATGAGTTGCAAGCAAATATGACGTCCTTGCTCATATCAGGAACAGATGAAGCAAAAAACGAATGCGAAAGCAAAATCACTGCCATTTATGAGTCGTTATTCTCACTAACTATGGAGGTTATATTATTTTTCCCAGATAAAGCGGTGGAAACAAATGAAGCAGTTATAGAGTTTGTTAAACATGTCGACACATTTTTTGATGCCTATTGCGACGTAATAGAAAGCGCTCTGTTGTGCGGGAATTTGCGGAAGAATCGCAAAGCGAAGAAAAAATAAATACGCAGTTGGTATCCTTTACCCAATCGACATGAGAACAAAAACCCCTGCTATCGAATCCTCTCGATAGCAGGGATTCTGTTATAGCCCGAACGCCGTGCCGAGCTTATCTGCTGCGGTTTTCATTTGCTGCAAGTCGGCCTTGACATAGAAGTTTAAGGTCGTGCTGGCGTTGGCGTGCCCGAGGATGGCCTGAACGCTTTTCACATCCGCGCCGTTATTGAGCAGCAGCGTTGCGCAGCTGTGCCGAAGATCGTGCGGGGACATGTCCGGCAGGCCGCTTCTGCACATAAAGCGCTTGACTTTGCGCGTAACGGCATTCGGGTCGCGGGGGTGAAAAAGGTCAGTGCTGCTCGGAAACAGGAACACTTCATCAAGGTTGATTCCCGGATGTGCGCTGCACTGTTGGTTCCGATAGGACTGCAGCAGAGACAATGTGGCCCCCAGCAGGGGAACCGTGCGAATACCGGCGGCTGTTTTTGGGGAACTGACGATGGTTCCGCTTTTGACTGTATAGGTCACATTGCGTGCAATGTTGAGCGTGGCGGCGCGGGCGTCAATATCCTTCCACTTCAGTCCCAAACATTCGCCGCGGCGGATGCCGGTTGTGATCAGCAGGTGCAGCATACACTGAAAATCCAGCGGACAGTCATGCAGACATTGAAAGAAACGCTGAGCCTGCGCTTGCGTGAGTGCGTCCACCGGCCGCTTTTCTTTCTTCGGCGCATTCACTTTGCGCATCGGATTTTTCGAAATGAGCTCCTGCTGTTCGGCGTAACCGAAAATCAGATGCAATGTGCTGTATTGATGTGAAAGTGTTTTAGCCGTGAGCGGCTTTCCGGACTTGCCTGTGTATTCTGTGCGCAGATAGATGAGGTACTTCTGGATGTCGATAGGTCTTATGTCTTGCAGGAACCAGCCGTCAAAGTACTTGCAGATCAGTTTGGTCATGCTTTTGTAAAAGTCCTCGGTTTTGGGCTTCTTGCTGCCGTTGCATACCTGAATGGGGAGCCATGTGTCAGTGATAAATGCGCAGAAGTCGGTCTTTTCTGCGCGGCGAGCGGCTGCACAGTCAAGCGCTTGCGTACCGTTTATGCCGTGCTTACGGATGGCTTGTTCCCATTGGGTTGCTTCCATCTGCGCGCATTTTCGAGCCTTCGCCGGAGCGTATTCACGTGGCGGCGTCCATGTGCGGTAATAGCGAATCTGCTTACCGTTTGCATCTCTGCCGACGCAGGCCGTAAATTTGTACGAAACCAGCTTGCCGTTTTTCCTGTTTTCCTGAATGGTGGCCATAGATAACATCCTTTCCTGCGGATGTATCTTGCTTTTGGGCGTGCTTTTTTCGGATTTGTGCGCTTTTTGTGCGCTTTTTTGCGGCAGCTAATCTGTCAGCAACACAAGAGAAAAAACAAAAAAGTCTTGCAATCCCAAGGATTACAAGACTTTTTCATGGCACGCCGTGAGGGATTCGAACCCCCGGCCTTCTGGTCCGTAGCCAGACGCTCTATCCAGCTGAGCTAACGGCGCTTAGTGCGCTCCTAACGCGCCTAAGTATAGTAGCATAGCCCGGCCGGAATTGCAAGCCCTTTTTCAAAAAAGTTTTCCTTTTTTGCGTTTTTACCAGCCCATCGTATCGCGGATGGTGTCCGTCACATCGCTGACCGTGCGCACCGCGTCCGCCACGATGTTGTTCGTGCGCTTTTTCTGCGGGTGCATCATCCAGCCCGCCGCCGTGCCGACCGCCATGCCGACACCCATGCCGATGCTCATGCCCTTGGCAAACTGCATTGCGTTCATTTTGCTGTCTCCTTTCACGTTTCTGCCTCCCTTCGCAGCTGCACTGCTGCGCGGATAGTATGTGCGCGGGCGCGCGGGAGTATGAAATCTGCGCCGCGCCAGTTTCTGGATTGATTCCCCGCCGCCGTCGGTGGTATACTATTTTTATTATCTTATCAAATTTTCTTCCGATCGTATGGGAGGGACTGTTATGATCTTGCGCATTCTGGCCGTGGGCGACGTTGTGGGCGCGCCCGGCCTGACGTTCCTGACTGAGCGCCTGCGCGCGTTTCAGGAGCAGGAACACATTGATTTCACCGTCGTCAACGGCGAAAACGCCAACGTCGTCGGCGTGACGCCGAAGCAGGCCGACGCGATCTTCGCCGCCGGGGCCGACGTCATCACGCTCGGCAACCACACGTGGACGCGCTACGAGCTGCAGCCGTATCTCGAGCAGAAAAAGCGCATCCTGCGCCCGGCCAACTTCGCGCCGCAGTGCCCTGGCCGCGGCTGGGGCGAATATTCCGTGCGCGGCGGGCCGATCTGCGTCATCAACCTCATGGGGCGCTTCACGCTCGACGCGAACACGGATAATCCCTTCCTCGTCGCGGACGACATCCTCGACCAGACGCAGGCGAAGATCGTCCTCGTGGACATGCACGCCGAGGCCACGAGCGAAAAGCGCGCCATGGGCTTTTATCTTGACGGGCGCGTGACGGCCGTCTGGGGCACGCACACGCACGTGCAGACGTCTGACGCCGAGGTGCTGCCCGAGGGAACGGGCTACCTGACCGACCTCGGCATGACGGGCCCGGCCAACGCCGTGCTCGGCATCGCGCCGGAGCAGTCGATCGGCAAGTTCCTCGGCGACCCGCCGCGGCGCTATGAGGCCGCCATGGGCGCGGCCAAGCTCGAGGGTGCGATCTTCGAGGTCGACAGCGACACCGGCCGCTGCCGCGACGTGCAGCTGGTGCGCCTGAGATGAGCGTGCGCATCCTGCACGCGGCGGATCTGCATCTCGACTCGCCGTTTGAGGCGCTCACGCTCGCGCAGGCGGCGCAGCGCCGCCGGGAGCAGCGCAGCCTGCTGCGCGCTCTGCCGGAGCTGGCGCAGGCGCACGGGGCGCAGATCATCCTGCTCGCGGGCGACCTGCTCGACAGCGCGAGCCCCTATCCCGAGACGGCCAAGGCGCTCGCCGAGACGTTTGCCGGCTGCGCTTCGGAGGTGTTTCTCGCGCCCGGCAACCACGACTATTACAGCGCGGGCGCGCCGTATGCGCGCCTGACGTTCCCGGAAAACGTACATATCTTCCGCTCGCCGCGCATCGAGGCGGTCGCGCTGCCGGAGCTGGGCGTGCGCGTCTGGGGCGCGGCGTTCACCGACAGCCGCTGCCCCGGCCTGCTGCGGGGCTTTTCCGTGCCGAAGCAGGCAGGGCTGCTCGACGTGCTCTGCCTGCACGGCGAGGTGGGCAATCCCGCCTCGGCGTATGACCCCGTGTCGGCTGCGGAGCTGGCCGCCAGCGGGCTGGACTACGCCGCCTTCGGCCACGTGCACCGCTTCGGCGGCGTGCAGCGCGCCGGGGGCACGGTGTACGCCTGGCCGGGCTGCATGGAGGGCCGCGGCTTTGACGAGACGGGGGAAAAGGGCGTGCTGCTCGTGGACGTCGCTGCGGGCGACGTGCAGGCGCGGTTTGTGCCCGTGCCCGGGCGGCGGTATGAGATCCTGCGCGTGGACGTCACGGACACGGACCCCATGCAGGCGGCGCTTGCGGCGCTGCCGGAGGGGGCTGCGCGCAATATTTACCGCATCGTGCTCACGGGCGAGACCGACCGCGCGCCGAACCCCGCCGCGCTGCGCGCGGCGCTCGAGGGGCGGGTGTTCGCGCTGCAGCTGCGCGATGAGACGCGCGCGCGCCGGGATCTCTGGGCGCGGGCGGGAGAGAGCACGCTGCGCGGGCAGTTTCTGGCCCAACTGAAGCAACAATACGACGCCGCGGACTCTGACCGCGCGCGTGAGACCATTGTCATGGCCGCGCGCTGGGGGCTTGCGGCACTGGACCACGACGAGGAGGTGGTGACGCTGTGATCATCCGGCATATGCAGGGCACGTTCGGCACGCTCGACGGCGAGCAGCTGCGGCTCGACACGGGTCTGAATATCATCTACGCGCCGAATGAGAGCGGCAAGAGCACGTGGTGCGCGTTTCTGCGCGCCATGCTCTACGGGATCGACACGTCCCAGCGCGCGCGCGCCGGGTTCGTGCCCGACAAGCAGAAATACGCGCCCTGGAGCGGCAAGCCCATGGCGGGCGAGCTGGAGCTCGAACAGGGCGGAAAATGCATCACAATCCGCCGCTGGACGGAGACGCCGGGCGCGCCGCTGCGCGGCTTTTCGGCGGTGTACACCGGCACGGACATCCCGGTGCCGGGGCTGACGGCGACGGACGCGGGCGAGCAGCTCACGGGCGTGTCGGCCGAGGTGTTCGCGCGCAGCGCATTCATCGGGCAGGGCGGCCTCGTCGTGACGGGTACGCCGGAGCTGGAAAAGCGCATCTCCGCCATCGTGACCTCCGGCGAGGAGGCGAGCTCCTATACCGAGGCCGACGCGCAGCTGCGCGCATGGCTGCGCCGCCGGCGCAGCGGCCGGCACGGCGCGCTGCCGGAGCTGGAGGGCCGCATCACGGAGGTAGAAGAGCAGCTGCACCGGCTCGAGCGCAACGCGCAGGAGCAGGCGGCCTGCGCCGCCGAGCTCCGGCAGACGGACGCGGAGCTGCAGACCGTGACCGAGCAGATGAACGCCGCCCGGCAGCGGCAGCGCCGCGCGGCGCTGAGCAGCATGGGCGAGGAAAAATCGAACCTGCGCACGCTCGAGCAGACGCTCGAACAGGCGCGGCGGGACGCCGCGGCCAGGCGCACCGCGCTCGAGCAGACGCATTTCGGCGTGCAGACGCCGGACGAGGCGGGCGAGACCGCCGAGCGCGACGCGCAGCGGGCGGAGGCCCTTGCTGACACGGCAGCCCACGGCGGCAAGCCGTACTTCTGGATCGCGGCGCTCGTGCTCTCGGCGCTGTGCGCGGTGCTGGGTTATCTTGTGGCGCAGCCGCTGTATTATGCGGCCATCGCGCTCGCGGTGCTGGCCGTCGTGCTGCTGGTCGCTGCCAATAACGGCAAGAAGCGCGCGCAGCAGGCCGCCGCCGCGCTCGGGGAGCTCCTGCGCAGCTACGGCGCGCAGGACGCGGACGGCATCTACTATCAGGCGGAGGTGCACCGGGCTGCCTACCGCGCGTGCGCGGCCGCCATGCAGGCGGAGCAGAAAGCCGCCGCCGCGCTCGAGGATGCGCGCGAGCACCAGTGCGAGACGCACGAGCGGCTGCTGCAGAGTCTGGACTTTGAGAGCGGCACGGGCGAGGCCGCCGCGCTCTATCAGCGCAGGAGCGCGCTCGAGAGCGT from Clostridiales bacterium carries:
- a CDS encoding YpbF family protein; its protein translation is MESTKTFVEHPSGKLAVTVHAPRSLREEEAAYFHGINLEQAHKFAHLNGWQLTVDREKDDTVSAADADSFKIGDATIDGVGGKGQQAVRIEAKVGVSDGAEKTDVPIPTEKDIKRNLLWGIGCTSFGLFCFVVGLFASFFCVIIGLVFIVLGVGSLSLYRSGKKDRQLAETDFEAYKAVVAKRSAQKEAVERWKAERAAADEEKKRRRANEPVSCPKCGSTSIATVNRGYSLMWGIYGSGSPRNVCQKCGYRFKPGSK
- a CDS encoding helix-turn-helix transcriptional regulator, with product MISYAAFWNTLRQSNESTYTLIKNHHISSSTIDKLRKNKPLNTTTINDLCRILHCHVADVMEYVPSDDDQVL
- a CDS encoding site-specific integrase; this encodes MATIQENRKNGKLVSYKFTACVGRDANGKQIRYYRTWTPPREYAPAKARKCAQMEATQWEQAIRKHGINGTQALDCAAARRAEKTDFCAFITDTWLPIQVCNGSKKPKTEDFYKSMTKLICKYFDGWFLQDIRPIDIQKYLIYLRTEYTGKSGKPLTAKTLSHQYSTLHLIFGYAEQQELISKNPMRKVNAPKKEKRPVDALTQAQAQRFFQCLHDCPLDFQCMLHLLITTGIRRGECLGLKWKDIDARAATLNIARNVTYTVKSGTIVSSPKTAAGIRTVPLLGATLSLLQSYRNQQCSAHPGINLDEVFLFPSSTDLFHPRDPNAVTRKVKRFMCRSGLPDMSPHDLRHSCATLLLNNGADVKSVQAILGHANASTTLNFYVKADLQQMKTAADKLGTAFGL
- a CDS encoding YmdB family metallophosphoesterase is translated as MILRILAVGDVVGAPGLTFLTERLRAFQEQEHIDFTVVNGENANVVGVTPKQADAIFAAGADVITLGNHTWTRYELQPYLEQKKRILRPANFAPQCPGRGWGEYSVRGGPICVINLMGRFTLDANTDNPFLVADDILDQTQAKIVLVDMHAEATSEKRAMGFYLDGRVTAVWGTHTHVQTSDAEVLPEGTGYLTDLGMTGPANAVLGIAPEQSIGKFLGDPPRRYEAAMGAAKLEGAIFEVDSDTGRCRDVQLVRLR
- a CDS encoding metallophosphoesterase; the encoded protein is MSVRILHAADLHLDSPFEALTLAQAAQRRREQRSLLRALPELAQAHGAQIILLAGDLLDSASPYPETAKALAETFAGCASEVFLAPGNHDYYSAGAPYARLTFPENVHIFRSPRIEAVALPELGVRVWGAAFTDSRCPGLLRGFSVPKQAGLLDVLCLHGEVGNPASAYDPVSAAELAASGLDYAAFGHVHRFGGVQRAGGTVYAWPGCMEGRGFDETGEKGVLLVDVAAGDVQARFVPVPGRRYEILRVDVTDTDPMQAALAALPEGAARNIYRIVLTGETDRAPNPAALRAALEGRVFALQLRDETRARRDLWARAGESTLRGQFLAQLKQQYDAADSDRARETIVMAARWGLAALDHDEEVVTL
- a CDS encoding AAA family ATPase: MIIRHMQGTFGTLDGEQLRLDTGLNIIYAPNESGKSTWCAFLRAMLYGIDTSQRARAGFVPDKQKYAPWSGKPMAGELELEQGGKCITIRRWTETPGAPLRGFSAVYTGTDIPVPGLTATDAGEQLTGVSAEVFARSAFIGQGGLVVTGTPELEKRISAIVTSGEEASSYTEADAQLRAWLRRRRSGRHGALPELEGRITEVEEQLHRLERNAQEQAACAAELRQTDAELQTVTEQMNAARQRQRRAALSSMGEEKSNLRTLEQTLEQARRDAAARRTALEQTHFGVQTPDEAGETAERDAQRAEALADTAAHGGKPYFWIAALVLSALCAVLGYLVAQPLYYAAIALAVLAVVLLVAANNGKKRAQQAAAALGELLRSYGAQDADGIYYQAEVHRAAYRACAAAMQAEQKAAAALEDAREHQCETHERLLQSLDFESGTGEAAALYQRRSALESVCTRLRTQQAQLTGAALAIGDPMALKSEHAQLLEQRDALERQYAAIALAIETLGRADAELQSRFSPQLAQKAADYMDYLTDGRYDELVLARDLSAKARSIDDPTPRDTAYLSAGTADLLYLSVRLALCELTCPADDPCPLVLDDTLVNFDDARAGRAMALFREIAQHRQVILFTCHERDCPAQA